From a single Mycobacteriales bacterium genomic region:
- a CDS encoding CHAT domain-containing protein — MSAGLSDTPDGSLARAAFDLAQADPARAVELAGPAIRDARRRADPLDLSVAQQALGLALRSLEQPRESTVALRRAVRTAEDAGLTHQAGQSRMSLAVSLLYLGRHGQSLRQLDLAAAELTGIELAQLDVQRGIVLWLLGRPAAAAERVPAALSRLRAAGESRWEARGLNVLGLTGVELGRYGEADDAFRRAEQQFAALGQLADAAGNRHNRGWCAGLLGDIPAALRHLEEAERQFAALHLPLVELRLDRARLLLDAGLAREALVTADRLAAELSARGERSAYADALLVAAEAALAAGDHVRAATLARQAAGLYDRQHRTGKLALATHLAVRARWAAGERGRRLLRAASAVADDLRAEGLLAPAGQALLLAGRLARELGDGPEARDLLGRVARGRHRGPASGRSQAWYAEAMLRLDRGDRRGAFAALGAGFRVLDAYGAGLGALELRAHVSSYAADLVAAGRTLAVGTGRAEQVLRWSELGRGLALRLPRVRPPDDPELATALAGLRRLAAQPDSAARRRQEEELRDRVRRRALRVEGRSGERPWSLPDAAGLERALGGAALVSLVVVGGTVHAVVVAGRRRVLRAVGPAAPVDWEAGFLGMWTRRALQPGSATRGATALAEALRSAERLDGLLFGPLADLIGDRDLVVVPPAPLAVLPWSLLPVAADRTVSLAPSLASWYAATVRPARPGPTVLVAGPDLEHAEAEVRALAAGAPNAIVLTGVDAGSAAVLAAMDGAGIAHLAAHGDVRADSPLFSALRLADGPLMAYDLGRLDRPPELVVLSACDSAAAGGPGEELLGLPVAMLHSGVRTVIASVAKVPDAVAPEVMTRLHAAMADGAPPQHALARTVRELRDAPPLLRAAAAAFVAVGGTPA, encoded by the coding sequence GTGTCGGCCGGGCTGTCGGATACACCGGACGGCTCGCTCGCCCGAGCCGCGTTCGACCTCGCCCAGGCCGACCCGGCCCGGGCCGTCGAGCTCGCCGGTCCCGCCATCCGCGACGCCCGCCGCCGGGCCGACCCACTGGACCTCTCGGTCGCGCAGCAGGCGCTCGGCCTGGCCCTGCGCTCGCTGGAACAGCCGCGGGAGTCCACGGTCGCGCTGCGCCGCGCGGTCCGGACGGCCGAGGACGCCGGGCTGACCCACCAGGCCGGCCAGTCCCGGATGAGCCTCGCGGTGTCGCTGCTCTACCTCGGCCGGCACGGGCAGTCGCTGCGCCAGCTCGACCTGGCCGCGGCCGAGCTGACCGGGATCGAGCTGGCCCAGCTGGACGTCCAGCGCGGGATCGTGCTCTGGCTGCTGGGCCGGCCGGCGGCCGCGGCCGAGCGGGTGCCGGCCGCGCTGAGCCGGCTGCGGGCGGCCGGCGAGTCCCGCTGGGAGGCCCGCGGGCTCAACGTGCTCGGCCTGACCGGCGTCGAGCTCGGCCGGTACGGCGAGGCCGACGACGCCTTCCGGCGGGCCGAGCAGCAGTTCGCCGCGCTCGGGCAGCTCGCCGACGCGGCCGGCAACCGGCACAACCGGGGCTGGTGCGCGGGCCTGCTCGGTGACATCCCGGCCGCGCTGCGGCACCTCGAGGAGGCCGAGCGCCAGTTCGCCGCGCTGCACCTGCCGCTGGTCGAGCTGCGGCTGGACCGGGCCCGGCTGCTGCTGGACGCGGGGCTGGCCCGGGAGGCGCTGGTCACGGCCGACCGGCTGGCGGCCGAGCTGTCCGCCCGGGGCGAGCGCAGCGCGTACGCGGACGCGCTGCTGGTGGCGGCCGAGGCCGCGCTGGCCGCGGGCGACCACGTCCGGGCCGCGACGCTGGCCCGGCAGGCGGCCGGCCTCTACGACCGGCAGCACCGGACCGGCAAGCTCGCGCTGGCCACCCACCTCGCCGTCCGGGCCCGGTGGGCGGCCGGCGAGCGCGGCCGCCGGCTGCTGCGGGCCGCCTCCGCGGTCGCGGACGACCTGCGGGCGGAGGGGTTGCTGGCCCCGGCCGGGCAGGCGCTGCTGCTGGCCGGCCGGCTCGCGCGCGAGCTCGGCGACGGTCCCGAGGCCCGGGACCTGCTCGGCCGGGTCGCCCGCGGCCGCCACCGCGGACCGGCGTCCGGGCGCTCCCAGGCCTGGTACGCCGAGGCGATGCTGCGGCTGGACCGCGGCGACCGGCGCGGGGCGTTCGCCGCGCTCGGCGCCGGCTTCCGGGTCCTGGACGCGTACGGGGCCGGGCTGGGCGCGCTGGAGCTGCGCGCCCACGTCTCCTCGTACGCGGCCGACCTGGTGGCGGCGGGCCGGACCCTCGCGGTCGGGACGGGCCGGGCCGAGCAGGTGCTGCGCTGGTCCGAGCTCGGCCGCGGGCTGGCGCTGCGGCTGCCGCGGGTCCGGCCGCCGGACGACCCGGAGCTGGCCACCGCGCTGGCCGGGCTGCGCCGGCTCGCGGCCCAGCCCGACAGCGCGGCCCGGCGGCGGCAGGAGGAGGAGCTGCGGGACCGGGTCCGGCGGCGGGCGCTGCGGGTGGAGGGCCGGTCCGGGGAGCGGCCCTGGTCGCTGCCCGACGCGGCCGGGCTGGAGCGCGCGCTGGGCGGCGCCGCCCTGGTCAGCCTGGTCGTGGTCGGCGGCACCGTGCACGCGGTGGTGGTGGCCGGCCGCCGCCGGGTGCTGCGCGCGGTCGGGCCGGCGGCGCCGGTCGACTGGGAGGCCGGTTTCCTCGGCATGTGGACCCGGCGGGCACTGCAGCCGGGATCCGCGACCCGCGGCGCGACCGCGCTGGCCGAGGCGCTGCGCTCGGCCGAGCGGCTGGACGGGCTGCTGTTCGGCCCGCTGGCCGACCTGATCGGCGACCGCGACCTGGTCGTGGTCCCGCCGGCGCCGCTGGCCGTGCTGCCCTGGTCGCTGCTGCCGGTGGCGGCCGACCGGACCGTGAGCCTCGCGCCCTCGCTCGCCTCCTGGTACGCGGCGACCGTACGGCCGGCCCGCCCCGGACCCACCGTGCTGGTCGCCGGTCCCGACCTGGAGCATGCCGAGGCCGAGGTCCGGGCGCTGGCCGCGGGCGCGCCGAACGCGATCGTGCTCACCGGCGTCGACGCCGGCAGCGCCGCGGTGCTGGCCGCGATGGACGGGGCCGGGATCGCGCATCTGGCCGCGCACGGCGACGTCCGCGCCGACAGCCCGCTGTTCTCCGCGCTGCGGCTGGCCGACGGGCCGCTGATGGCCTACGACCTGGGCCGGCTGGACCGCCCGCCCGAGCTGGTCGTCCTGTCCGCCTGCGACAGCGCGGCCGCCGGCGGCCCGGGCGAGGAGCTGCTCGGGCTGCCGGTCGCGATGCTGCACAGCGGCGTCCGGACCGTGATCGCGAGCGTGGCCAAGGTGCCGGACGCGGTCGCGCCCGAGGTGATGACCCGGCTGCACGCGGCGATGGCGGACGGGGCTCCGCCGCAGCACGCGCTGGCCCGGACCGTCCGGGAGCTGCGGGACGCGCCGCCGCTGCTGCGGGCCGCGGCCGCCGCCTTCGTCGCCGTCGGCGGCACCCCGGCCTGA